The following are encoded together in the Thermosipho japonicus genome:
- a CDS encoding flagellin: RTTEFNTKKLLDGKLESFRSEVDAKVVTGGNINLELNTPVSSAASEGTYIIEVGQLNGAETSALDVRITLITAGGTSTTSATLGAASATLGNITFKWDSTVFDIDDFGGALPKNEVVDSAVVRVEAVNTSANQLIFQIGSNEGHNMIAGIDDMSAGALGITTTSLDVTTQDAAERSIMVIDAAIHKVSSQRAALGAVQNRLEHTISNLGVAAENLTAAESRVRDADMAKEMMEFTKQQILLQSSMGMLAQANAQPQNVLQLLR; encoded by the coding sequence AAGGACAACCGAATTTAACACCAAAAAGCTTCTTGATGGTAAACTCGAAAGCTTTAGGTCCGAAGTCGATGCTAAAGTCGTTACCGGCGGTAATATTAACTTAGAACTCAATACTCCTGTTAGTTCCGCTGCATCAGAGGGAACTTATATTATAGAAGTAGGTCAACTCAATGGTGCTGAAACTAGTGCATTAGATGTAAGGATTACACTCATAACAGCCGGTGGAACAAGCACTACTTCAGCAACCCTTGGAGCAGCTTCTGCTACTTTAGGAAATATAACTTTCAAATGGGATTCAACAGTGTTCGATATAGATGATTTTGGTGGGGCATTACCTAAAAATGAAGTCGTTGATAGTGCAGTTGTAAGAGTAGAAGCAGTAAACACATCAGCAAATCAATTAATCTTCCAAATTGGTTCAAACGAAGGACACAATATGATTGCAGGAATTGATGATATGAGTGCTGGTGCTCTTGGTATTACAACAACATCTCTCGATGTCACAACTCAAGATGCTGCAGAAAGATCAATCATGGTCATTGATGCAGCCATCCACAAAGTAAGTTCACAAAGAGCTGCTCTCGGTGCTGTACAAAACAGATTAGAACACACAATTTCCAACCTCGGTGTTGCAGCTGAAAACTTAACAGCAGCAGAAAGCCGTGTAAGAGATGCAGATATGGCAAAAGAAATGATGGAGTTTACCAAACAACAAATACTCCTCCAAAGCAGTATGGGAATGCTTGCTCAAGCAAATGCTCAACCTCAAAATGTATTGCAATTGTTAAGATAA
- a CDS encoding NAD-dependent epimerase/dehydratase family protein produces the protein MFELKNSRVLVIGGAGFIGSHVVEELLKEDVKEVIIYDNFVRGKMKNLNEALKDPRCKIYEYGGDIRDIDILNSAMKGIDYVFHLAALWLLQCYDFPRAAFETNIAGTFNVIEACKNNNIKKLVFSSSASVYGNALEIPMKETHPFNNETFYGATKIAGEQMLHAFHKRYGLNYVGLRYMNVYGPRQDYNGAYVSVIMKILDKIDAGEQPEVYGDGSQTYDFIHVRDVAKANIAALKANVTSGFYNIGTGKGTSIKDLAEMLIKLTNFKGKIKYVPQGKTFVTHRIGSTEKAEKDLGFKASVELEEGLKSLIEWRKKDKKERKI, from the coding sequence ATGTTTGAATTAAAAAACTCTAGAGTTTTAGTAATTGGTGGGGCAGGTTTTATAGGTTCTCATGTTGTAGAAGAATTATTAAAAGAAGACGTTAAAGAAGTCATTATTTACGATAATTTTGTAAGGGGAAAAATGAAAAATTTAAATGAAGCTTTAAAAGATCCTAGATGTAAAATATATGAATATGGTGGAGATATTAGAGATATTGATATTTTAAATTCAGCAATGAAAGGTATAGACTATGTTTTTCATTTAGCTGCTCTATGGTTATTACAATGCTATGATTTTCCAAGAGCTGCTTTTGAAACAAATATAGCTGGAACTTTCAACGTGATCGAAGCTTGTAAAAATAACAATATAAAAAAACTAGTTTTTTCATCATCTGCTTCAGTATATGGAAATGCATTAGAAATTCCAATGAAAGAAACTCATCCATTTAACAACGAAACTTTTTATGGTGCAACAAAAATTGCAGGTGAACAAATGTTACATGCTTTTCACAAGAGATATGGTTTAAATTATGTTGGGTTAAGATATATGAATGTTTATGGACCTAGACAAGATTATAACGGTGCTTATGTTTCAGTAATAATGAAAATACTTGATAAAATAGACGCTGGAGAACAACCTGAAGTTTATGGTGATGGTTCACAAACGTACGATTTCATACACGTTAGAGATGTTGCAAAAGCTAACATTGCAGCATTAAAAGCCAATGTTACAAGCGGTTTCTATAACATTGGTACAGGAAAAGGAACATCAATTAAAGATTTAGCTGAAATGTTAATTAAACTTACTAACTTTAAAGGTAAAATAAAATATGTTCCTCAAGGTAAAACATTTGTAACTCATAGAATTGGTTCAACAGAAAAGGCTGAAAAAGATTTAGGATTTAAAGCATCTGTTGAATTGGAAGAAGGCTTAAAAAGTTTAATTGAATGGAGAAAAAAAGATAAAAAAGAAAGGAAGATCTAA